Proteins from one bacterium genomic window:
- a CDS encoding type II secretion system F family protein has translation MAEQKYFEYLAQSGESVRRATITATDERMVRAILREQGMIPIEIKRAKPRTEGEDNLFGAPVGVHERDKKRSYFYVAIPTDGGENVHGEIIASSDREARQQLRERGLIPSKVEVKRLWHDLMMAGKVSTVAEIRAQAREANRPTTFTRRVSLMLNRRIGLKDMLFYASQLATMNEAGLSFSQSMDILSGLITNQRLRIIHEVVRQQVMEGVSLADAYRNFENELPRIFIELITVGEASGNLEHTLNRMVTYMEKQLEIQGKIRSAMTYPLIMIGLIFAIVLGLTIFVVPTFIQLFDSFKVDVPLTTKMLLGFSWFVTHQWYLLPIIPLGIFMLWKGFLATKFGRQFYDLWEYRFPIFGKLVYKITISRILHNLALFLNCGITILSAIELTQQSITNAYTSLKLEGIRVGVSQGMRLSSLFEGTELFPPMVNYLLIAGEESGSIDELLERGAKYVDQEVDAAIKALTSAIEPLLTVVVAGVVLFVVGSLYLPLVGLMKGGAGGAGGM, from the coding sequence ATGGCCGAGCAGAAGTACTTCGAATACCTTGCCCAGTCTGGAGAGTCGGTCCGACGCGCCACCATCACGGCCACCGACGAGCGGATGGTGCGTGCGATCCTGCGCGAACAGGGCATGATCCCCATCGAGATCAAGCGGGCCAAGCCCCGGACCGAAGGCGAGGACAATCTCTTCGGGGCGCCGGTGGGCGTCCACGAACGTGACAAGAAGCGATCCTACTTTTACGTGGCGATCCCGACCGACGGCGGCGAGAACGTGCACGGCGAGATCATCGCCTCGAGCGATCGCGAGGCCCGCCAGCAGCTGCGCGAGCGCGGCTTGATCCCTTCCAAGGTCGAGGTCAAGCGCCTCTGGCACGACCTGATGATGGCCGGCAAGGTTTCCACGGTCGCCGAGATCCGCGCCCAGGCCCGCGAGGCCAACCGCCCGACGACTTTCACGCGACGCGTCTCGTTGATGCTTAACCGTCGCATCGGGCTGAAGGACATGCTGTTCTACGCGTCCCAGCTGGCGACCATGAACGAGGCGGGCCTCTCCTTCTCGCAGTCCATGGACATCCTGTCGGGCCTCATCACGAACCAGCGCCTGCGGATCATCCACGAAGTCGTTCGTCAGCAGGTGATGGAGGGCGTCTCCCTCGCCGATGCCTACCGCAATTTCGAGAACGAGCTGCCCCGCATCTTCATCGAGCTGATCACCGTCGGGGAGGCGAGCGGCAACCTCGAACACACCCTGAACCGCATGGTCACCTACATGGAGAAGCAGCTCGAGATCCAGGGCAAGATCCGCTCGGCCATGACCTACCCGCTGATCATGATCGGCCTGATCTTCGCGATCGTGCTGGGTTTGACGATCTTCGTGGTGCCGACCTTCATCCAGCTCTTCGACTCCTTCAAGGTCGACGTGCCGCTGACGACCAAGATGCTGCTCGGCTTCAGCTGGTTCGTCACGCACCAGTGGTACCTCTTGCCCATCATCCCGCTCGGTATCTTCATGCTCTGGAAGGGGTTCCTGGCCACCAAGTTCGGCCGACAGTTCTACGATCTGTGGGAGTATCGCTTCCCCATCTTCGGCAAGCTGGTCTACAAGATCACCATCTCGCGCATCTTGCACAACCTGGCGCTGTTCCTGAACTGCGGGATCACCATTCTCAGCGCCATCGAGCTGACGCAGCAGTCCATCACCAACGCCTACACCTCGCTCAAGCTGGAGGGCATCCGGGTGGGCGTCTCCCAGGGTATGCGCCTCTCGTCGCTCTTCGAGGGGACCGAGCTCTTCCCGCCCATGGTCAATTACCTGCTCATCGCGGGCGAGGAATCGGGCTCCATCGACGAGCTGCTGGAGCGAGGCGCCAAGTACGTGGATCAAGAGGTTGACGCGGCGATCAAGGCCCTCACCAGTGCGATCGAGCCCTTGCTGACCGTGGTGGTCGCGGGCGTGGTCCTGTTCGTGGTGGGCAGCCTCTATCTGCCGCTGGTCGGTCTCATGAAGGGTGGCGCCGGCGGCGCCGGAGGGATGTGA
- the pilM gene encoding pilus assembly protein PilM, with product MRTPKGYVGLYITSDKIEAVLPASSDGSIEETYTYPLPPDLITDEGAVASSDELGVALKEAWKALGLRNKRVVLILNSRQAIVRLVRLPHLPLNQLNHAILSEAEQFALFRNDAPMVDYFVASQEGDFIQVCYGAAAETLIKPYENALKAAGLRLIGVDLVQLAGQRGMAYYHPPDEAPWIGVMLIPQRLIVTAWIDGKLSAVRELVLPERDNISMELVALNYLPDAVRSVAGVSLGEEPRLVIGAQRPEDARELASHAEAHIKLPICIAEPAELDPEMELPSCVALGAGLWGRGDTFPSFNLVKGKAPAVELPSLSFELPLDTLKERAQQVAMPALIGVTGLALLGGAGWLWSQNATGSVQDLKGKIAAVRTESLSLDEELKKSEAPPQAEVLRQWIPHHAETRFAADLVSRLKGIVPADAWIGSVSYVSGREVRLQGAALSQTSCLYFADQLGAIDAVAQVRILRLEKQGSTYTFELQAQLGQKYRTDVLP from the coding sequence GTGAGAACGCCAAAAGGATATGTTGGTCTCTATATCACGAGCGACAAGATCGAGGCGGTCCTTCCCGCGTCGAGCGATGGCTCCATCGAAGAGACTTATACCTACCCCCTGCCCCCCGACCTCATCACGGATGAGGGGGCTGTTGCGTCATCCGACGAGCTGGGCGTAGCCCTCAAGGAGGCCTGGAAGGCCCTTGGGCTGCGCAACAAGCGCGTCGTCCTCATCCTCAACTCCCGCCAGGCCATCGTGCGCCTGGTTCGCTTGCCGCACCTGCCGCTCAACCAGCTGAACCACGCCATCCTCTCCGAGGCCGAGCAGTTCGCCCTCTTCCGCAACGACGCGCCGATGGTCGATTACTTCGTCGCGAGCCAGGAGGGGGACTTCATCCAGGTCTGCTACGGCGCCGCCGCCGAGACCCTCATCAAGCCTTACGAGAACGCCCTCAAGGCCGCCGGCTTGCGCTTGATCGGGGTGGACCTCGTCCAGCTGGCGGGCCAGCGCGGGATGGCCTACTACCACCCGCCCGACGAGGCCCCCTGGATCGGCGTCATGCTCATCCCCCAACGCCTGATCGTCACGGCCTGGATCGACGGCAAGCTCTCGGCGGTCCGCGAGCTGGTCCTGCCCGAGCGAGACAACATCTCGATGGAGCTGGTCGCGCTCAACTACTTGCCGGATGCCGTGCGCTCGGTCGCAGGCGTCAGCCTCGGCGAGGAGCCGCGCCTGGTCATCGGCGCCCAGCGCCCCGAGGATGCCCGGGAGCTCGCCTCGCACGCCGAGGCCCACATCAAGCTGCCCATCTGCATCGCCGAGCCGGCCGAGCTGGATCCCGAGATGGAGCTACCTTCGTGCGTGGCCCTCGGGGCCGGGTTGTGGGGGCGAGGCGATACTTTCCCCTCCTTCAACCTCGTCAAGGGCAAGGCGCCGGCGGTCGAGCTTCCTTCGCTCTCCTTCGAGCTGCCCCTGGATACGCTCAAGGAGCGGGCACAGCAGGTGGCGATGCCGGCCCTCATCGGGGTGACGGGGCTCGCCTTGCTGGGTGGGGCCGGCTGGCTCTGGTCGCAGAACGCCACAGGCAGCGTGCAGGACCTCAAGGGTAAGATTGCCGCCGTTCGCACCGAAAGCCTCTCGCTCGATGAGGAGCTGAAGAAGTCCGAGGCGCCGCCCCAGGCCGAGGTGCTGCGTCAGTGGATTCCCCATCACGCCGAGACCCGCTTTGCGGCGGATCTGGTCTCGCGTCTGAAGGGGATCGTGCCGGCCGATGCTTGGATCGGCTCGGTGTCCTATGTTTCCGGTCGTGAGGTGCGCCTGCAGGGCGCTGCTCTCAGCCAGACCTCCTGCCTGTACTTCGCCGATCAGCTCGGAGCCATCGACGCCGTTGCTCAGGTCCGCATCCTGAGGCTCGAAAAGCAGGGCTCCACCTATACCTTCGAGCTTCAGGCGCAGCTGGGCCAGAAGTACCGAACGGACGTGCTGCCATGA
- a CDS encoding type II/IV secretion system protein, translated as MDQAAASTGTGGLRKKMIGEWLCNLGLISPFQLSEALSTQQETGERIGQILIQKGYLNERELSEILTLQEVLATKSSLLDFPIEAETIALIPEAFARKNLLVPLMKVGRRLIIATRNIDDPKLLDHLSLLTGYIVVPIGFREEDLSAALGRFYEDRSRRVDDTIERAIKRTGGTRDESRRQQQAQDISASTEVDAPIVELVNSILTDAVERGAADIAFDPNEEGLAIRMRSDGVMMTVLKLPRAIEASVITRIKVMAGMNITEKRRPQDGRFSVVVNGEKIDFRTSCIATHWGERVSMRILRTRSILLGLDSLGFGERDRETLEQILLSPIGVILVTGPTGSGKTTTLYAVLQQFDRESDSIITIEDPVEYPVPGIAQIQVNPKIDLNFSSALRTVLRQDPDIIMVGEIRDLETLETATSAAMTGHLVLSTLHTNDAVSTVTRMIEMGIPPYVVGGTVSGIVAQRLIRCVCTTCKTTRSATPKEKAFLNVPLDEELTLAIGTGCERCNGTGYKGQLGVFEILRMTRTIQSLISRGEPGTIIQDEANRLGMRSLLDDAKEKVLKGLSTVDEVIRCLGTGTN; from the coding sequence ATGGACCAGGCGGCAGCCTCGACCGGAACGGGCGGCCTCCGGAAGAAGATGATCGGCGAGTGGCTGTGCAACCTCGGCCTGATCTCGCCCTTCCAGCTCTCGGAAGCCCTCAGCACTCAGCAGGAAACCGGTGAGCGCATCGGTCAGATCCTCATCCAGAAGGGATACTTGAACGAGCGTGAGCTCTCCGAGATCCTGACGCTGCAAGAGGTGCTGGCTACCAAGTCCTCGCTTCTGGACTTCCCCATCGAGGCCGAGACGATCGCCCTCATCCCCGAGGCCTTCGCTCGCAAGAACCTGCTGGTGCCCCTCATGAAGGTGGGGCGCCGCCTCATCATCGCCACTCGCAACATCGACGACCCCAAGCTGCTCGACCACCTCTCGCTGCTCACGGGTTACATCGTGGTGCCCATCGGGTTCCGCGAAGAGGACCTCAGCGCTGCTTTGGGCCGCTTCTACGAGGATCGCTCGCGCCGGGTGGACGACACCATCGAGCGCGCGATCAAGCGTACTGGTGGGACACGTGATGAGAGCCGTCGTCAGCAGCAGGCTCAGGACATCTCGGCCAGCACCGAGGTGGATGCGCCTATCGTCGAGCTGGTCAACTCGATCCTGACGGATGCGGTCGAGCGGGGTGCTGCCGACATCGCCTTCGATCCGAACGAAGAGGGGCTTGCGATCCGCATGCGCAGTGACGGCGTCATGATGACCGTCCTCAAGCTGCCCCGTGCCATCGAGGCCTCGGTGATCACCCGCATCAAGGTCATGGCGGGGATGAACATCACGGAGAAGCGTCGTCCGCAGGACGGCCGCTTTTCGGTCGTGGTCAACGGCGAGAAGATCGACTTCCGTACCTCGTGCATCGCCACCCACTGGGGTGAGCGCGTCTCCATGCGTATCTTGCGCACCCGATCGATCCTGCTCGGCCTGGACAGTCTGGGGTTCGGGGAGCGCGATCGCGAGACCCTCGAGCAGATCCTCTTGAGCCCCATCGGGGTCATCCTGGTCACGGGCCCTACGGGCAGCGGCAAGACGACGACTCTCTACGCGGTGCTGCAGCAGTTCGACCGTGAGTCGGACAGCATCATCACCATCGAGGACCCGGTCGAATACCCGGTGCCCGGGATCGCCCAGATCCAGGTCAACCCCAAGATCGACCTGAACTTCTCGAGCGCCCTGCGCACCGTGCTGCGTCAGGACCCGGACATCATCATGGTGGGTGAAATCCGTGACCTGGAAACCCTCGAAACCGCGACCAGTGCGGCCATGACCGGTCACCTGGTGCTCTCGACCCTTCACACCAACGACGCGGTCAGCACCGTGACGCGCATGATCGAGATGGGTATCCCCCCCTACGTGGTGGGCGGCACCGTCTCGGGCATCGTCGCCCAGCGCCTGATCCGCTGCGTCTGCACGACCTGCAAGACGACGCGCAGCGCCACGCCCAAGGAGAAGGCCTTCCTCAACGTGCCCCTCGACGAGGAGCTGACGCTCGCGATCGGGACGGGTTGCGAGCGATGCAACGGCACGGGCTACAAGGGCCAGCTCGGTGTCTTCGAGATCCTGCGCATGACCCGCACCATCCAGAGCCTGATCAGCCGCGGCGAGCCGGGCACCATCATCCAGGACGAGGCGAACCGCCTCGGGATGCGATCGCTCCTGGATGACGCCAAGGAGAAGGTTCTGAAGGGCCTCTCGACTGTGGATGAGGTCATCCGTTGTCTCGGGACCGGCACCAATTAA
- a CDS encoding prepilin-type N-terminal cleavage/methylation domain-containing protein, giving the protein MPASRTANGFTLLELVLALALSTAFLSAFLISYRTLVGTLSLATADMSDADQAVALMNRITRELDSATGSIQVSAQRLSFKLNNVDITYEVDGTRLVSGGQALGPVLANLDASKGPFYDFNGSQVATAAVFSVSPPSSTDSVQIQFVTQRSVDAPKRYIRGIGTPRSIRPN; this is encoded by the coding sequence GTGCCGGCATCTAGAACCGCGAACGGCTTCACCTTGCTGGAGTTGGTGCTCGCCCTTGCGCTGAGCACCGCCTTCCTCTCGGCCTTCCTCATCTCCTACCGCACGCTGGTCGGCACCCTCTCGCTGGCCACCGCCGACATGAGCGACGCGGATCAGGCCGTCGCCTTGATGAACCGCATCACCCGGGAGCTGGACAGCGCCACGGGCAGCATTCAAGTAAGCGCGCAGCGGTTGAGCTTCAAGCTCAACAATGTCGACATCACCTACGAAGTCGACGGGACTCGCCTGGTCTCTGGCGGGCAAGCACTCGGCCCGGTCCTCGCGAACCTGGATGCGAGCAAGGGCCCCTTCTACGATTTCAACGGCAGTCAGGTCGCCACCGCCGCCGTCTTCTCGGTCTCTCCGCCCTCTTCAACCGACTCCGTGCAGATCCAGTTCGTCACGCAGCGCAGCGTGGATGCTCCGAAGCGTTACATCCGGGGCATCGGTACCCCAAGATCCATTCGACCGAACTAA
- a CDS encoding prepilin-type N-terminal cleavage/methylation domain-containing protein, whose product MMRNQSGFTLIEAAIAGVVLLVGTIMTAQLVRITLDTTTPVANGPIAPQDVGIVDQYLRAQVAALKATPNAVITPLATMSLGSDVASITIATSPFPSMNDTRGVAHQLISYDVTVYRLPANKVVGFTRFWKLNVGGARAGI is encoded by the coding sequence ATGATGCGCAATCAAAGCGGCTTCACTCTCATCGAGGCGGCGATCGCAGGTGTTGTCCTATTGGTCGGAACCATCATGACCGCCCAACTGGTACGCATCACGCTCGATACGACCACCCCCGTCGCGAACGGCCCCATCGCCCCTCAAGACGTGGGAATCGTCGATCAGTACCTGCGCGCGCAGGTCGCCGCGCTTAAGGCCACGCCCAATGCCGTCATCACTCCACTTGCCACGATGAGCCTTGGAAGCGACGTCGCCTCCATCACCATCGCCACCTCGCCATTCCCTTCGATGAACGACACCCGCGGGGTCGCGCACCAACTCATCTCTTACGACGTGACCGTCTATCGCCTCCCGGCCAACAAAGTCGTGGGGTTCACGCGCTTCTGGAAGCTCAACGTAGGAGGGGCCCGTGCCGGCATCTAG
- a CDS encoding DUF4912 domain-containing protein translates to MQRERLDIPKGDNDAIEKLDAAETVQEQGELKPEAEGLTPAYEGGETVAASSTEASEGPPLKKTWMKPELLIDDELGDLPGEYERDRAVLMVRDPFWVHAYWDLDAESVARAKLEGGAQLTLRVHDVTDLIFNGTNSHYHFDVAMPFDFQRVWYFNVPNDGRTYLAEVGYLRPDGRFIPLARSNAGTTPQAKISSIISDRFVDPEASQPIPQAPAPQVQPPAPPVAPVVAQAPELVPQQPAPVMEAPAVEAPAPMPENLEISEQMYRLSLRGTPYWSANIPKYGDYLIDRATSSEGMPLAAMSSAQHAPQPPAPKAKDFWLVADCELIVYGATEPDAKVTLRGQAVDLRPDGTFSLRFALPDGLHPIPIHAVNADGDMERSLTITVSRNSHAPS, encoded by the coding sequence GTGCAACGTGAACGACTGGATATCCCCAAGGGCGACAACGATGCGATCGAGAAGCTCGATGCTGCCGAAACCGTGCAGGAACAGGGAGAGCTGAAACCCGAGGCGGAAGGCCTCACCCCTGCCTATGAGGGCGGTGAGACGGTTGCCGCCTCCAGCACCGAGGCCTCTGAAGGCCCCCCTCTCAAGAAGACCTGGATGAAGCCCGAGCTTTTGATTGACGACGAGCTCGGCGATCTGCCCGGCGAGTACGAGCGCGATCGCGCCGTCCTCATGGTGCGCGACCCCTTCTGGGTGCATGCCTACTGGGATCTCGACGCGGAGTCGGTGGCGCGCGCCAAGCTCGAAGGCGGCGCTCAGCTCACCCTGCGCGTCCACGACGTCACGGACCTCATCTTCAACGGGACGAACTCCCACTACCACTTCGACGTGGCCATGCCCTTCGACTTCCAGCGGGTGTGGTACTTCAACGTCCCCAACGACGGGCGCACTTACCTGGCCGAAGTCGGCTACCTGCGTCCCGACGGCCGCTTCATCCCCCTTGCGCGGTCGAACGCTGGCACCACCCCCCAGGCCAAGATTTCGTCGATCATCTCGGACCGTTTCGTGGATCCCGAGGCGAGCCAGCCCATCCCCCAGGCTCCGGCACCGCAGGTGCAGCCCCCTGCCCCGCCTGTTGCCCCGGTCGTCGCTCAGGCCCCCGAGCTGGTGCCCCAGCAGCCCGCCCCCGTCATGGAGGCACCGGCGGTCGAGGCTCCTGCGCCCATGCCCGAGAACCTCGAGATCAGCGAGCAGATGTATCGCCTCTCGCTGCGCGGCACGCCCTACTGGTCGGCCAACATCCCCAAGTACGGCGACTACCTGATCGATCGCGCGACCAGCTCCGAAGGCATGCCGCTCGCGGCCATGTCGAGCGCTCAGCATGCCCCTCAGCCCCCCGCGCCCAAGGCGAAGGACTTCTGGCTGGTGGCCGATTGCGAGCTCATCGTCTACGGGGCCACCGAGCCCGACGCCAAGGTGACGCTGCGCGGCCAGGCCGTTGATCTGCGCCCCGATGGGACCTTCTCCCTGCGCTTTGCGCTGCCGGACGGTCTGCACCCGATCCCCATCCACGCCGTGAACGCCGACGGGGACATGGAGCGCTCGCTCACCATCACCGTATCGCGAAACTCTCACGCACCTTCGTAG
- a CDS encoding DUF1957 domain-containing protein, whose amino-acid sequence MAIGYLAMVLHAHLPFVRHPEYSFFLEEDWLYEAITETYVPLIEVYDGLINDGIDFRITMTLTPPLVSMLADPLLQSRYVHHIDELIELSEKEVTRTKFDGHFNYLARYYLDHFKRIRHVFVDQYQGNLVKAFKKFQDLGVLEIVTCGATHGFLPLMQITPQAVRAQIQVAADSYEKHFGRKPRGIWLPECGYYPGVDRYLKEAGIKYFFTDTHGLLNSTPRSRYGAYSPLYCPNTGVAAFARDQESSKQVWSSVEGYPGDPIYREFYRDIGYDLDLDYIGPYVQPDGTRKNTGIKYYKITGKTDQKQPYDPYWARERTAIHAGHFMNCREQQIEHLFSVMGKAPIVVSPYDAELFGHWWYEGPQFIDFLIRKSVYDQDVFKLTTPAEFLEENPINQVATPSYSSWGDKGYAEFWLNETNDWVYPHLHVAAERMVELANLFRSNGSPVLTRALNQCARELLLAQSSDWAFIMKTGTMVEYAVKRTKSHLKRFNKLYDEIKADAIDEDWLQKCEYLDNIFPEIDYRVYR is encoded by the coding sequence ATGGCGATTGGCTATCTGGCAATGGTGCTGCACGCGCACCTGCCGTTCGTGCGCCATCCCGAATACAGTTTCTTCCTCGAAGAGGACTGGCTCTACGAAGCCATCACCGAGACCTACGTCCCGCTCATCGAGGTGTACGACGGCCTCATCAACGATGGCATCGACTTCCGCATCACCATGACGCTCACCCCGCCCTTGGTCTCGATGCTGGCCGACCCCCTGCTCCAGAGCCGCTACGTCCATCACATCGATGAGCTGATCGAGCTTTCCGAGAAGGAAGTCACCCGCACCAAGTTCGACGGCCACTTCAACTACCTGGCGCGCTACTACCTTGACCACTTCAAGCGTATCCGCCACGTCTTCGTGGACCAGTACCAGGGCAACCTGGTCAAGGCCTTCAAGAAGTTCCAGGACCTGGGCGTCCTCGAGATCGTGACCTGCGGGGCCACTCACGGCTTCCTGCCGTTGATGCAGATCACCCCCCAGGCCGTTCGCGCCCAGATCCAGGTGGCGGCCGACTCTTACGAGAAGCACTTTGGCCGGAAGCCTCGCGGCATCTGGCTGCCCGAGTGCGGCTACTACCCCGGGGTGGACCGCTACCTCAAGGAAGCGGGTATCAAGTACTTCTTCACCGACACCCACGGCCTGCTCAACTCGACGCCGCGGTCGCGCTACGGGGCCTACTCGCCCCTGTACTGCCCCAACACCGGGGTGGCGGCTTTCGCGCGGGACCAGGAGTCGTCCAAGCAGGTCTGGAGCTCGGTCGAGGGCTATCCGGGAGATCCGATCTACCGCGAGTTCTACCGGGACATCGGTTACGACCTGGACCTGGATTACATCGGGCCCTACGTCCAGCCGGACGGCACCCGGAAGAACACCGGCATCAAGTACTACAAGATCACCGGCAAGACCGATCAAAAGCAGCCCTACGATCCCTACTGGGCGCGCGAGCGCACGGCGATCCATGCGGGCCACTTCATGAACTGCCGGGAGCAGCAGATCGAGCATCTGTTCAGCGTCATGGGCAAGGCGCCCATCGTGGTCTCGCCCTACGACGCGGAGCTGTTTGGTCACTGGTGGTACGAGGGGCCGCAGTTCATCGACTTCCTGATCCGCAAGTCGGTCTACGACCAGGACGTCTTCAAGCTGACGACGCCTGCCGAGTTCCTCGAAGAGAACCCGATCAACCAGGTGGCGACGCCCTCCTACTCCAGCTGGGGCGACAAGGGCTACGCCGAGTTCTGGCTCAACGAGACCAACGACTGGGTGTATCCGCACCTTCACGTCGCCGCCGAGCGGATGGTGGAGCTTGCGAACCTCTTCCGGAGCAACGGCAGCCCCGTCCTCACTCGGGCCCTGAATCAGTGTGCGCGCGAGTTGCTGCTCGCGCAGAGCTCGGACTGGGCCTTCATCATGAAGACCGGGACCATGGTCGAGTACGCCGTCAAGCGTACCAAGAGCCATCTCAAGCGCTTCAACAAGCTCTACGATGAGATCAAGGCCGACGCCATCGACGAGGACTGGCTCCAGAAGTGCGAGTACCTCGACAACATCTTCCCGGAGATCGACTACCGGGTGTATCGCTGA
- a CDS encoding LysM peptidoglycan-binding domain-containing protein: protein MINVAGNYNATAIKPQARPEVPQTHVVRKGDTLWDISAAKLGDATRWPEIHELNKSQIKDPDLIYPGQVLTLPTLRKPSQPTKPSVPAKPPVSTKPSVPAQPTKPSQPTKPSVPAQPPVSTKPQVPTQPTKPSQPPVCEKPGQGGDVILFPTKPSQPTKPSVPTQPTKPADPKYPTVGEYVKDRFNKAVDTTVDVLHGAAELALPPVLLGEMVGIKAKNSADAYGRIWDLEMDPAGKWKDEAKKIRKEESAEADAAIRNLPGVRAIHAAGDAIEDAAEWTGKQIKTGVQVVAEVPKDAARGAAKGIGGIGDALTRFSNWALGGLK from the coding sequence ATGATTAACGTCGCTGGTAACTACAACGCCACCGCCATCAAGCCCCAGGCTCGCCCCGAGGTCCCGCAGACCCACGTCGTTCGCAAGGGCGATACCCTCTGGGACATCTCGGCCGCCAAGCTCGGCGATGCCACCCGCTGGCCCGAAATCCACGAGCTGAACAAGAGCCAGATCAAGGACCCCGACCTGATCTACCCTGGCCAGGTCCTGACGCTGCCCACCCTGCGCAAGCCCTCGCAGCCCACCAAGCCCTCGGTGCCTGCCAAGCCTCCCGTTTCGACCAAGCCTTCGGTGCCCGCTCAGCCCACCAAGCCCTCGCAGCCCACCAAGCCTTCGGTTCCTGCGCAGCCCCCCGTCTCGACCAAGCCCCAGGTTCCCACTCAGCCCACCAAGCCCTCGCAGCCCCCCGTGTGCGAGAAGCCCGGCCAGGGTGGTGACGTGATCCTCTTCCCCACCAAGCCTTCGCAGCCCACCAAGCCCTCGGTTCCCACCCAGCCCACCAAGCCCGCCGACCCCAAGTACCCCACCGTCGGCGAGTACGTGAAGGATCGCTTCAACAAGGCGGTCGACACCACGGTCGACGTCCTGCACGGTGCCGCTGAGCTCGCGCTGCCCCCCGTCCTGCTCGGCGAGATGGTCGGCATCAAGGCCAAGAACAGTGCCGACGCCTACGGCCGGATCTGGGACCTCGAGATGGATCCCGCCGGCAAGTGGAAGGACGAGGCCAAGAAGATCCGCAAGGAAGAGTCGGCCGAGGCGGACGCCGCCATCCGCAACCTCCCCGGTGTCCGCGCCATCCACGCGGCCGGTGATGCCATCGAGGACGCGGCCGAGTGGACCGGCAAGCAGATCAAGACCGGCGTCCAGGTCGTGGCCGAAGTCCCCAAGGATGCGGCGCGCGGTGCGGCCAAGGGCATCGGCGGTATCGGCGATGCGCTCACCCGCTTCTCGAACTGGGCCCTCGGCGGTCTCAAGTAA
- a CDS encoding PRC-barrel domain-containing protein, giving the protein MRVRGIRNLLELPLVTAQQVHMGDISDALLDLSEQRVIKLVIDWVMDNRQVSGSDLDLPFSQIAAFDPHQVIVSDEIGETAGLDLLNYDDDALVSVNDCLLDRDVVTVSGQRLGSLVDLYLDEEDGAILGFEVSHQELGVDEVRTRLLAPTTDMDFKDGEIVIPDKILTITLASSEGLSRVEGEEAEDADYVFEAEEMPARTQDPESDEDVTDPSQFPEGHRVGTAAETRDNLFG; this is encoded by the coding sequence GTGAGAGTCCGAGGGATCCGCAACCTGCTCGAGCTTCCCCTGGTGACCGCGCAGCAAGTCCACATGGGGGACATCTCCGACGCACTGCTCGATCTAAGCGAGCAACGGGTCATCAAGCTCGTGATCGACTGGGTCATGGACAACCGTCAGGTGTCGGGCTCGGATCTCGACCTGCCCTTCAGCCAGATCGCGGCCTTCGATCCGCACCAGGTGATCGTCAGCGACGAGATCGGCGAGACGGCCGGCCTGGACCTTTTGAACTACGACGACGATGCGCTGGTCTCGGTGAATGACTGTCTGCTCGATCGCGACGTGGTCACGGTGAGCGGCCAGCGCCTGGGATCGCTCGTCGACCTCTACCTGGACGAGGAGGACGGCGCCATCCTGGGCTTCGAGGTGAGCCACCAGGAGCTGGGCGTCGACGAGGTGCGCACGCGTCTGCTCGCCCCGACCACGGACATGGACTTCAAGGACGGGGAGATCGTGATCCCGGACAAGATCCTGACCATCACCCTCGCATCGAGCGAGGGCCTCTCGCGGGTGGAAGGGGAGGAGGCCGAGGACGCGGATTACGTCTTCGAGGCCGAGGAGATGCCCGCCCGGACTCAGGACCCCGAATCGGACGAGGATGTCACCGATCCCAGCCAGTTCCCCGAGGGGCACCGGGTCGGCACCGCCGCCGAGACGCGCGACAATCTGTTCGGCTAG